Proteins encoded together in one Eublepharis macularius isolate TG4126 chromosome 2, MPM_Emac_v1.0, whole genome shotgun sequence window:
- the DIO3 gene encoding thyroxine 5-deiodinase, producing the protein MLPTPPLSPGAHTWQALAHAAACVLLLPRFLLTAAMLWLLDFLCIRKKLLLSAEEAAAAAEAARGPPPDDPPLCVSDSNRMFTLESLKAVWHGQKLDFFKAAHVGAPAPNPEVVQLDGRTRLRILDYARGPRPLVLNFGSCTUPPFMARLRAFQRLAARFVDIADFLLVYIEEAHPSDGWVSSDAAFDIPKHQCLQDRLRAAALLREGAPACPLAVDTMDNASSAAYGAYFERLYIVQERTVMYQGGRGPEGYKIAELRRWLDQYQSRLRAAPPSTVVVQV; encoded by the coding sequence ATGCTGCCAACGCCGCCGCTCTCGCCGGGCGCCCACACCTGGCAGGCGCTGGCCCACGCGGCCGCCtgcgtgctgctgctgccgcgcTTCCTGCTGACGGCCGCGATGCTCTGGCTGCTGGACTTCCTCTGCATCAGGAAGAAGCTGCTGCTGTCGGccgaggaggcggcggcggcggcggaggccgCCCGGGGCCCCCCTCCGGACGACCCGCCGCTGTGCGTGTCCGACTCGAACCGCATGTTCACGCTGGAGTCGCTCAAGGCCGTGTGGCACGGGCAGAAGCTGGACTTCTTCAAGGCGGCGCACGTGGGCGCGCCGGCGCCCAACCCGGAGGTGGTGCAGCTGGACGGGCGCACGCGGCTGCGCATCCTGGACTACGCGCGCGGCCCGCGCCCGCTGGTGCTCAACTTCGGCAGCTGCACCTGACCGCCCTTCATGGCGCGCCTGCGCGCCTTCCAGCGCCTGGCCGCCCGCTTCGTCGACATCGCCGACTTCCTGCTGGTGTACATCGAGGAGGCGCACCCCTCCGACGGCTGGGTCAGCTCCGACGCCGCCTTCGACATCCCCAAGCACCAGTGCCTGCAGGACCGGCTGCGGGCCGCTGCGCTGCTGCGCGAGGGCGCGCCGGCCTGCCCCCTGGCCGTCGACACCATGGACAACGCCTCCAGCGCCGCCTACGGGGCCTACTTCGAGCGCCTCTACATCGTCCAGGAGCGGACGGTCATGTATCAGGGCGGCCGCGGGCCCGAGGGCTACAAGATCGCCGAGCTGCGCCGCTGGCTGGACCAGTACCAGAGCCGCCTCCGCGCGGCCCCGCCCAGCACGGTGGTCGTCCAGGTGTAA